A stretch of Shewanella dokdonensis DNA encodes these proteins:
- the apbC gene encoding iron-sulfur cluster carrier protein ApbC, with product MSSASQDYRLNDELLGPVLATLNAYQDPYLKQGLVDAGCVTKLAMNGTQLQLGLVYPYPCETQYRDTVMTLTQALAKIDGIDEVEAEMDFKVKSYSATGNIPPIPNVKQVIAVASGKGGVGKSTTSVNLALALAAEGANVGILDADIYGPSVPMMLGVTDFRPLSPDGKYMTCANAHGISAQSIGFLLTDDQAAVWRGPMAAGALLQLVNESLWQDLDYLVIDLPPGTGDIQLTLSQKVPVSGAVIVTTPQDIALADAQKGISMFEKVNIPVLGVVENMSFYLCPECGHKEYPFGSDGGARIAQRYNVPLLGALPLNGNIRENMDQGIPTVVADADGEVAAIYRDIARKVAASLALQQQQSTVSIAISEEE from the coding sequence TTGTCTTCTGCATCTCAGGACTATCGTCTCAATGACGAACTTCTTGGTCCAGTACTTGCCACACTTAATGCTTATCAGGATCCATACCTTAAACAAGGTCTGGTAGACGCAGGCTGTGTTACCAAACTGGCCATGAATGGTACACAACTGCAACTCGGATTGGTTTATCCATATCCTTGTGAAACCCAATACCGTGACACCGTCATGACGCTGACTCAGGCGTTAGCCAAGATTGATGGCATTGACGAGGTTGAAGCTGAGATGGACTTTAAAGTGAAGTCTTACTCTGCTACTGGCAATATCCCGCCAATTCCGAATGTGAAACAAGTGATTGCGGTGGCCTCTGGTAAGGGCGGTGTGGGTAAGTCTACCACTTCGGTGAATCTAGCGCTGGCGCTGGCAGCAGAAGGTGCCAATGTCGGTATTCTGGACGCCGATATCTACGGCCCTTCCGTTCCTATGATGTTAGGTGTTACCGATTTCCGACCGCTGTCACCTGATGGCAAGTATATGACCTGCGCCAATGCTCACGGCATCAGTGCCCAGAGTATCGGATTCTTGCTAACCGATGATCAGGCCGCGGTATGGCGTGGCCCAATGGCAGCGGGTGCGCTGTTGCAATTGGTGAATGAGTCTTTGTGGCAAGATCTGGATTATCTGGTTATCGATTTGCCACCAGGCACAGGTGATATCCAACTGACATTGTCACAGAAAGTGCCCGTGAGCGGCGCCGTGATTGTGACTACCCCGCAAGATATTGCCTTGGCGGATGCGCAAAAGGGCATATCCATGTTTGAAAAGGTCAATATTCCAGTGCTTGGCGTGGTAGAAAACATGAGTTTTTACCTGTGCCCAGAGTGCGGTCATAAGGAGTATCCGTTTGGTAGCGACGGCGGTGCTCGCATCGCGCAGCGCTATAATGTGCCGTTGTTGGGCGCACTGCCTCTGAACGGCAATATTCGGGAAAATATGGACCAGGGGATACCGACAGTTGTGGCTGATGCCGACGGCGAAGTGGCTGCTATCTATCGCGATATTGCGCGCAAAGTAGCCGCATCATTGGCGTTGCAGCAGCAACAAAGTACGGTTTCTATTGCGATTTCTGAGGAAGAATAA
- the metG gene encoding methionine--tRNA ligase yields MSDSKRKILVTSALPYANGSIHLGHMLEHIQTDIWSRFQKLRGHECYYICADDAHGTPIMLKAQQMGMTPEQMIAEVSQEHQADFAGFNISYDNYHSTHSPENHEIANEIYLKLRANGYIKQRTISQLYDPEKQMFLPDRFVKGTCPKCKAEGQYGDNCDNCGATYSPTELINPRSAVSGATPILKESEHFFFDLPAFETMLKSWTRSGSLQTEIANKLNEWFEQGLQQWDISRDAPYFGFEIPDAPGKYFYVWLDAPIGYMGSFKNLCDKRPELDFNEFWGKDSTAEVYHFIGKDIVYFHSLFWPAMLYGSGYRQPNSVFTHGYVTVNGAKMSKSKGTFIKARTYLEHLDPEYLRYYYAAKLSNGIDDLDLNLEDFVSRVNSDLVGKLVNLASRTAGFITKRFDGKLAAVSDKSLQNTFLAKAEVIAELYENREYSKAIREIMALADLANAYVAEEAPWQLVKADETLSRAHEVCSNAINLFRILSTFLKPVLPRLATDVEAFLALELTWDGLSQDLAGHVINPFKPMMQRVEMDKVQAMVEASKENLQTTAATPPAAAPVEPISAEITYDDFAKIDLRIALIKHAELVPEADKLLKLQLDIGGETRQVFAGIKSAYNPEDLVGKLTVMVANLAPRKMRFGMSEGMVLAAGPGGKDLWILEPHAGAQPGMRVK; encoded by the coding sequence ATGTCAGATTCGAAACGCAAGATCCTCGTTACCAGTGCTTTACCTTACGCCAACGGTTCCATTCATTTGGGACATATGCTGGAGCATATCCAAACCGATATTTGGTCACGCTTTCAGAAACTTCGTGGTCATGAGTGCTACTACATTTGCGCCGATGATGCGCATGGTACGCCCATCATGCTCAAGGCCCAGCAGATGGGGATGACACCGGAACAGATGATTGCGGAAGTAAGTCAGGAGCATCAAGCGGACTTTGCCGGGTTTAATATCAGTTATGATAACTACCACAGCACTCACAGCCCGGAAAATCATGAAATTGCTAATGAAATTTACCTAAAGCTGCGCGCCAACGGTTACATCAAACAGCGCACGATTAGCCAACTTTATGACCCAGAAAAGCAGATGTTCCTGCCTGACCGTTTTGTCAAAGGCACCTGTCCGAAGTGTAAAGCGGAAGGCCAATATGGCGATAACTGTGATAACTGTGGTGCCACTTACAGCCCAACCGAGCTAATTAATCCACGTTCTGCCGTGTCTGGTGCGACCCCAATTCTGAAGGAATCTGAGCATTTCTTCTTCGACTTGCCCGCCTTTGAGACCATGCTGAAAAGCTGGACACGTTCTGGCTCGCTGCAAACCGAAATCGCCAACAAGCTGAATGAGTGGTTTGAACAAGGGCTGCAACAGTGGGATATCAGCCGCGATGCGCCTTATTTCGGCTTTGAAATTCCCGACGCACCCGGTAAATATTTCTACGTGTGGCTGGATGCGCCTATCGGCTATATGGGCTCGTTTAAAAACCTCTGCGACAAGCGTCCAGAGTTGGATTTTAATGAGTTCTGGGGCAAAGACTCCACCGCGGAAGTGTATCATTTCATCGGCAAAGACATCGTTTACTTCCACAGTTTGTTCTGGCCGGCAATGCTTTATGGCAGTGGTTATCGGCAGCCAAACAGCGTATTCACCCACGGTTATGTGACAGTGAATGGCGCGAAGATGTCCAAGTCCAAAGGGACATTCATCAAAGCACGTACTTATCTGGAACATTTAGATCCAGAATACCTGCGTTATTACTACGCCGCGAAGCTCTCCAATGGCATTGACGATCTCGACCTCAACCTGGAAGATTTCGTCAGCCGGGTGAACTCAGATTTGGTCGGCAAGCTGGTGAACCTTGCCAGCCGCACCGCAGGATTTATCACTAAACGCTTTGATGGCAAGCTGGCCGCCGTTAGCGATAAGTCACTGCAAAATACCTTTCTGGCGAAAGCCGAGGTGATTGCTGAGCTGTATGAAAATCGAGAGTACAGCAAAGCCATCCGCGAAATTATGGCGCTGGCAGATTTAGCCAATGCTTACGTAGCCGAAGAGGCGCCTTGGCAGTTGGTGAAAGCGGACGAGACTTTGAGCCGCGCTCACGAAGTATGTTCAAACGCTATCAATCTGTTCCGTATTCTCAGCACTTTCTTGAAACCTGTGCTGCCACGACTGGCGACCGATGTGGAAGCGTTTCTAGCGTTGGAGCTCACTTGGGACGGCTTAAGTCAGGATCTTGCCGGGCATGTTATCAATCCATTTAAACCTATGATGCAACGCGTAGAAATGGATAAAGTGCAAGCCATGGTTGAAGCCTCTAAAGAAAATCTACAGACAACGGCGGCCACACCACCCGCCGCAGCACCAGTAGAGCCAATCAGTGCTGAAATCACTTATGATGATTTTGCCAAAATTGATTTGCGGATTGCCTTGATCAAACACGCTGAACTCGTGCCGGAAGCAGACAAATTGCTGAAGTTACAACTGGATATTGGTGGAGAAACCCGTCAGGTATTTGCCGGTATAAAATCCGCCTATAATCCAGAAGATCTGGTAGGTAAGCTCACGGTGATGGTTGCCAATCTGGCTCCGCGTAAAATGCGGTTTGGCATGTCTGAAGGCATGGTGCTGGCTGCGGGCCCTGGCGGTAAAGATTTATGGATCTTGGAACCACATGCAGGCGCACAACCGGGAATGCGAGTGAAGTAA
- the mltG gene encoding endolytic transglycosylase MltG has protein sequence MKKWILITTATFLTLLTLLLAVGLWGYQQLQQFRQTPLALTTPQELQLQHGTSFHRLGQELQQHGWLPYDWRWKLLGKLQPQLTAIRSGLYEVSPQDTPESLLQKLVAGDEKRFSLTLVEGKTINEWQQYLQQLPHLQQSSQPFLAVLQQQGDDSAKAEGKFFPDTYQYRAGTELTTLLTQSYLKMQQELQAAWDSREQGLPLESPYELLILASIIEKETGRADERRLIAAVFINRLRKGMRLQTDPTVIYGMGEAFNGNITRKDLQQETPFNTYRIQGLPPTPIAAPGRESLMAAAHPESVSYLYFVSRNDGSHVFSTTLAEHNRAVDRYQRRRK, from the coding sequence ATGAAAAAATGGATCCTGATTACCACTGCAACTTTTCTGACCTTGCTGACACTGCTGCTGGCTGTTGGCCTATGGGGCTACCAGCAGTTGCAACAATTTCGCCAGACACCGCTGGCACTGACAACACCACAGGAACTGCAACTGCAGCATGGTACTTCTTTTCATCGCTTGGGGCAGGAATTGCAACAGCATGGCTGGTTGCCCTATGACTGGCGCTGGAAGTTACTCGGGAAGTTGCAACCGCAATTAACGGCGATCCGCTCAGGATTATACGAAGTGTCACCGCAAGATACGCCGGAATCTTTGTTGCAAAAACTGGTGGCGGGTGACGAGAAACGGTTTAGCTTGACTTTAGTTGAGGGGAAAACCATCAATGAGTGGCAGCAATACCTACAGCAATTACCGCACCTGCAACAATCATCGCAACCATTTTTAGCGGTATTGCAGCAGCAAGGTGATGATTCCGCTAAAGCTGAAGGTAAATTTTTCCCTGATACTTATCAGTACCGCGCCGGTACGGAACTGACTACGCTGCTGACCCAGAGTTACCTGAAGATGCAGCAAGAGTTGCAAGCCGCCTGGGACAGCCGTGAACAAGGGTTACCGTTGGAATCGCCCTATGAACTGCTCATCCTCGCTTCCATCATTGAAAAGGAAACGGGAAGGGCCGATGAGCGGCGGTTGATCGCCGCAGTTTTCATCAATCGCTTGCGTAAAGGCATGCGCTTACAGACTGACCCAACGGTGATCTATGGCATGGGTGAGGCATTTAATGGCAATATCACCCGCAAGGATTTGCAGCAGGAAACCCCATTTAACACCTACCGTATTCAGGGGTTGCCGCCAACGCCCATCGCTGCACCTGGTCGTGAATCATTAATGGCTGCGGCCCATCCAGAGTCGGTGAGTTACCTTTATTTTGTATCGCGCAACGATGGCTCTCATGTGTTTTCAACCACTTTGGCGGAGCATAATCGGGCAGTTGACCGTTATCAGAGAAGAAGAAAATAA
- the dcd gene encoding dCTP deaminase gives MRLTDIEIEQCLDDGSIVIEPRPSSDAISGVSVDVRLGHQFRVFKDHTAPYIDLSGPKAEVQAAMDNVMSDQIDIADGQAFFLHPGELALAVTYESVQLPADVVGWLDGRSSLARLGLMVHVTAHRIDPGWKGKIVLEFFNSGKLPLALRPMMTIGALNFDKLNHPVAKPYNSRKNAKYKDQQDAVASRISQD, from the coding sequence ATGAGATTAACCGACATCGAAATTGAACAATGCCTTGATGATGGCAGTATCGTGATTGAACCACGGCCATCCAGCGATGCCATTAGTGGTGTCAGTGTGGATGTTCGTTTGGGGCATCAGTTTCGGGTGTTTAAAGATCACACTGCGCCCTATATCGATCTGTCTGGCCCGAAAGCCGAAGTACAGGCGGCCATGGACAATGTCATGAGTGACCAGATTGATATTGCAGATGGTCAGGCGTTTTTCCTGCATCCTGGGGAGTTGGCATTGGCCGTCACCTATGAAAGTGTGCAATTGCCAGCAGATGTTGTGGGGTGGCTTGATGGCCGCTCATCGCTAGCGCGGCTTGGGCTGATGGTGCATGTTACCGCGCACCGCATTGATCCAGGCTGGAAAGGTAAAATAGTGTTGGAGTTTTTCAACAGCGGTAAATTGCCGTTGGCGTTGCGGCCCATGATGACCATTGGCGCATTGAATTTCGACAAGCTTAACCACCCGGTGGCTAAACCTTACAACTCACGTAAAAATGCCAAGTATAAAGATCAGCAAGATGCGGTTGCCAGTCGCATCAGCCAGGATTGA
- the rsmF gene encoding 16S rRNA (cytosine(1407)-C(5))-methyltransferase RsmF: protein MVQLNQNFINRIAQELPPQLSLDDFLASCDKPLRPSLRVNTLKIDSASLIARMQAKGWQFTAIPWCADGFWFSVPETVQPGNTVEHLQGLFYLQEASSMLPPMALLYDTDMATVLDMASAPGSKTTQIAAMMHNRGLLVSNEYSSSRIKALHANILRMGVCNTAMTHFDARVFGEFLYETFDAILLDAPCSGEGTIRKDPLALKNWNADEIQSIAATQRDLIESAFLALKPGGVLVYSTCTLNNTENQGVCHHLKQTFADAVEFESLATLFEAAKQTATPEGFLHVWPQVYDSEGFFVARMRKTASVPRHVAPPQQRQNFPFEPTTQKHYQLLSRELENILGVTLPKERLWFRDNEFWLFPEGVAELLTRIRFQRIGVKIATMEKHGIKLQHQAVMALDIAPSLAISVTAAQAAQYMMGRDIPLETSTKAQGERVLLWQQQVLGLAKHLGNKLKNQLPRVLVRDNISSSE, encoded by the coding sequence ATGGTTCAATTAAATCAGAATTTTATCAACCGTATTGCGCAAGAATTACCGCCGCAGCTGTCTCTGGACGATTTTCTTGCGTCTTGTGATAAACCGCTGCGACCATCTTTACGGGTCAATACCCTTAAAATCGACAGCGCCAGTCTTATCGCGCGGATGCAGGCCAAAGGTTGGCAGTTTACCGCGATCCCCTGGTGCGCCGATGGTTTCTGGTTTTCTGTGCCAGAAACCGTACAACCAGGTAACACGGTAGAACACTTGCAAGGGTTATTTTACCTGCAGGAAGCCAGCTCCATGTTACCGCCCATGGCGCTGCTGTATGACACAGACATGGCGACCGTATTGGATATGGCGTCTGCCCCTGGGTCAAAAACAACCCAGATTGCCGCTATGATGCATAACCGCGGGCTACTCGTCAGCAACGAATATTCCTCCAGCCGCATCAAAGCCCTGCATGCCAACATTCTGCGCATGGGCGTGTGCAACACGGCAATGACGCATTTTGACGCCAGAGTATTTGGTGAGTTTCTTTATGAAACCTTTGACGCCATTTTGTTAGATGCACCTTGCAGTGGCGAAGGCACGATTCGTAAAGATCCATTAGCGCTAAAGAACTGGAATGCTGATGAAATTCAGAGCATTGCCGCCACCCAACGAGATCTCATCGAATCGGCATTTCTGGCACTAAAACCAGGAGGTGTCTTGGTTTACTCCACCTGTACACTCAATAACACTGAAAATCAGGGAGTCTGCCATCACCTCAAACAGACGTTTGCTGATGCGGTTGAGTTTGAATCTCTGGCCACTTTGTTCGAGGCTGCCAAGCAGACTGCCACCCCGGAAGGGTTTCTACATGTTTGGCCACAAGTTTATGATAGTGAGGGATTTTTTGTTGCAAGAATGCGTAAAACTGCCTCAGTTCCACGCCACGTTGCGCCGCCCCAACAGCGCCAGAATTTCCCATTCGAACCAACAACCCAGAAACACTATCAACTACTCAGTCGCGAACTGGAAAACATTTTAGGGGTAACCCTACCCAAAGAACGGCTATGGTTCAGAGATAACGAGTTCTGGCTATTCCCCGAGGGAGTTGCCGAGCTGCTCACGCGAATACGCTTTCAGCGCATCGGTGTCAAAATTGCCACGATGGAAAAGCATGGGATTAAACTACAGCACCAAGCGGTAATGGCACTTGATATTGCACCGTCACTCGCGATTTCAGTGACCGCAGCACAAGCAGCGCAATATATGATGGGGCGAGACATTCCCTTGGAAACGTCCACAAAAGCCCAAGGCGAACGCGTATTGTTATGGCAGCAACAAGTACTAGGTCTGGCAAAACACCTAGGTAATAAGCTTAAAAATCAACTACCAAGAGTATTGGTAAGAGACAACATCAGCAGTTCGGAATAA
- a CDS encoding TatD family hydrolase: MLVDSHCHLDRLKAAPDQDSLEQILTDAKTRGVDWFLCVNVRQQDFTRMRERMAAYSQVFLSAGVHPLDVEAGLSIEQLRQHALDPRVVAIGETGLDYFYAPESKAAQLQCFEQQVAVATDIGKPLIIHTRDAREDTLAVLRNGYAEKCGGVLHCFTESLEMAEAAMELGFYISVSGIVTFRNADELRSVIKQIPQERLLVETDSPYLAPIPHRGKENQPAFVRDVAQFVADLREEPLSELATYTTDNFFRLFRDAARLAGRD; the protein is encoded by the coding sequence GTGTTAGTTGATTCCCATTGCCATCTTGATCGCTTGAAGGCCGCGCCAGATCAAGATTCTCTTGAACAAATCCTAACTGATGCCAAAACCCGTGGTGTGGACTGGTTTCTTTGTGTCAACGTTCGGCAGCAGGACTTTACCCGTATGCGTGAGCGGATGGCGGCGTATTCGCAGGTATTTCTATCGGCAGGTGTACATCCGCTGGATGTAGAAGCGGGGCTGTCCATCGAGCAATTACGGCAACATGCGCTTGACCCGCGGGTTGTTGCCATTGGTGAAACCGGTTTGGACTACTTCTATGCGCCCGAAAGTAAAGCGGCGCAGTTGCAGTGTTTTGAGCAGCAGGTCGCGGTCGCGACTGACATAGGCAAACCTCTGATTATCCATACCCGAGATGCCCGTGAGGACACGTTGGCTGTTTTGCGTAATGGATATGCTGAAAAATGTGGTGGGGTACTGCACTGTTTTACTGAGTCTTTAGAAATGGCCGAAGCAGCGATGGAATTGGGGTTTTATATCTCAGTTTCCGGTATTGTGACATTCCGTAATGCCGATGAGCTGCGTAGCGTTATCAAACAAATTCCCCAAGAACGGTTACTCGTTGAGACTGATTCGCCTTATTTAGCACCAATTCCGCATCGTGGTAAGGAAAATCAACCGGCGTTTGTCCGGGATGTTGCGCAATTTGTGGCAGATCTGCGAGAAGAACCGCTGAGCGAACTGGCGACCTATACCACGGATAATTTCTTCAGGTTGTTCCGCGATGCTGCGCGGCTGGCTGGGCGTGATTAA
- the udk gene encoding uridine kinase, with product MSAAHSVIIGIAGASASGKSLIARTIYEELCRDLGTNEIGVISEDSYYRDQSHLPMEQRVLTNYDHPKALDHQLLARHLENLKDGKPVEIPCYSYVEHTRTGESLLMTPKKVIILEGILLLTDPKLRELMDASVFMDTPLDICLIRRLRRDVEERGRTMESVLTQYQNTVRPMYLQFIEPSKQYADIIVPRGGKNRIATDILKTRIQHLLSR from the coding sequence ATGAGCGCGGCCCATAGTGTGATAATTGGCATTGCCGGAGCTTCCGCTTCCGGCAAAAGCCTGATTGCCAGAACCATCTACGAGGAGTTGTGCCGGGATCTCGGCACCAACGAAATCGGGGTGATCAGTGAAGATAGTTATTACCGTGACCAGAGCCATCTGCCGATGGAACAGCGGGTACTGACTAACTATGACCACCCCAAGGCGTTAGATCATCAGTTGCTGGCACGCCATCTGGAAAATCTCAAAGATGGCAAGCCGGTTGAAATTCCCTGTTACAGTTATGTGGAACACACCCGCACTGGCGAGTCATTGTTGATGACGCCCAAAAAGGTCATTATCCTTGAAGGCATTCTGCTACTCACCGACCCTAAATTGCGGGAACTGATGGATGCCAGTGTCTTTATGGATACGCCTTTGGATATCTGCCTTATCCGCCGCTTGCGGCGGGATGTGGAAGAGCGTGGACGTACCATGGAGTCGGTACTGACGCAGTACCAAAATACGGTGCGCCCCATGTACCTACAGTTTATTGAACCATCTAAGCAATATGCCGATATCATAGTGCCACGCGGCGGGAAAAACCGTATTGCAACAGATATTCTGAAGACCCGTATTCAGCATTTACTTTCGAGATAG
- the pabC gene encoding aminodeoxychorismate lyase, which produces MATVWVNGQVSEQISVSDRAFTYGDGLFATMAVDAAAQIPFLSYHLQRLQDGAARLGFHWQASAALMSLLAQAASRFPAHCLKLQLSRGTGGRGYTPPVEPQVTEVLSVSTLPAHYSKWRQQGITLQTSVVTLAKQPLLAGIKHLNRLEQVLIKRYPLPAGIDDWLVLDTDGKLVETSMANLFLITKTAQGGWLALTPAINYAGVSGVMRQQVIMALLAMGIDVQLQAVSRDCLSRVSHLFISNSLLGIVDVTAVDHYRYQPWPLSSQLRQNLAIQL; this is translated from the coding sequence ATGGCAACAGTGTGGGTGAATGGCCAAGTATCTGAACAAATCAGTGTCTCTGACCGCGCGTTCACCTATGGCGATGGGTTGTTTGCCACCATGGCGGTTGATGCCGCCGCGCAAATCCCATTTCTGTCCTACCACCTGCAACGGCTGCAAGATGGTGCGGCGCGGCTAGGATTTCATTGGCAAGCATCTGCAGCGTTAATGTCGTTGCTGGCACAAGCTGCATCACGCTTCCCGGCTCACTGTTTGAAACTGCAACTGAGCCGTGGAACTGGCGGCCGCGGTTATACACCGCCTGTTGAGCCCCAAGTTACCGAGGTGCTGAGTGTTAGTACGCTGCCAGCACACTATAGCAAATGGCGACAGCAGGGGATCACACTGCAAACCTCCGTGGTGACACTGGCAAAACAACCCTTACTTGCCGGTATCAAGCATTTGAATCGCCTCGAACAGGTGCTGATAAAACGTTATCCTTTGCCCGCAGGAATTGATGATTGGCTGGTGCTCGACACGGATGGTAAGTTGGTTGAAACCTCAATGGCGAACCTGTTTTTAATCACAAAAACTGCCCAGGGCGGTTGGCTGGCGTTGACCCCCGCAATCAATTACGCTGGGGTGTCTGGTGTTATGCGTCAGCAAGTGATAATGGCGCTGCTGGCAATGGGGATTGATGTGCAGCTGCAAGCTGTCAGTCGTGATTGCTTGAGTCGCGTTTCACACCTGTTTATTAGCAACAGTTTATTGGGCATTGTAGATGTCACCGCTGTTGACCATTATCGTTATCAACCTTGGCCGCTAAGCTCACAGTTGAGGCAAAATCTCGCCATTCAGTTATGA
- a CDS encoding PilZ domain-containing protein, with product MVDLIVNFDTLHQLYRAYMPFIQPAGLFVTTTEGHFLGQEMRIGYRLPGATGINEFQGVVVWINPLGASGGRPAGVGVKILSEAQEHKQRIENLLSRELASGDLTCTM from the coding sequence ATGGTTGATCTGATTGTAAATTTTGACACCCTGCATCAATTGTATCGTGCATACATGCCGTTTATTCAGCCAGCAGGGTTGTTTGTCACGACAACTGAAGGCCATTTCCTGGGGCAGGAGATGCGCATTGGCTATCGTTTGCCGGGAGCAACTGGCATTAACGAATTTCAGGGTGTCGTGGTCTGGATTAATCCACTTGGCGCTTCCGGTGGGCGTCCGGCGGGCGTTGGGGTAAAAATTCTCTCAGAAGCCCAAGAGCATAAACAACGCATCGAAAATCTGCTGTCGCGTGAATTGGCGTCGGGCGATTTGACCTGCACCATGTAG
- a CDS encoding Nif3-like dinuclear metal center hexameric protein, with product MQRAELQAYLQAFLQVDKFRDYAPNGLQVEGKAQIKRIVTGVTACQPLIDAAIAYQADVLLVHHGFFWKNEPQVLVGMKQRRIKALLAHDMNLFAYHLPLDAHPDVGNNARLAHQLALQDARPVTDSPQELLWRGQLPQRMSAEGFAEWITKQLGREPLHLPAVGDVIQTVAWCTGGAQDYIDQASALGVDAFISGEASERTFHSAAEQGVHYYAAGHHATERYGIQALGEHLAQQFGLEHKFVDIDNPV from the coding sequence ATGCAGCGAGCAGAATTACAAGCGTATTTGCAGGCATTTTTGCAGGTTGATAAGTTCCGGGATTACGCCCCCAATGGCCTACAGGTGGAAGGAAAGGCGCAGATAAAGCGAATTGTGACTGGGGTGACGGCTTGCCAGCCGTTAATTGATGCTGCCATAGCTTATCAAGCGGATGTGTTGTTAGTGCATCATGGTTTTTTCTGGAAAAACGAGCCTCAGGTGTTGGTGGGCATGAAACAGCGGCGTATCAAAGCCTTATTAGCACACGATATGAATCTGTTCGCCTATCATTTGCCGCTAGATGCACACCCAGACGTGGGCAATAATGCCAGATTAGCACATCAGTTGGCGCTACAGGATGCTCGGCCGGTAACCGATTCACCACAAGAGTTGCTGTGGCGAGGACAGTTGCCACAGCGCATGTCTGCCGAAGGTTTTGCTGAATGGATAACTAAGCAACTTGGGCGTGAGCCATTGCATCTACCTGCCGTAGGTGACGTTATCCAGACGGTAGCTTGGTGCACTGGTGGTGCTCAGGATTATATCGATCAGGCCAGTGCACTCGGTGTTGATGCGTTTATCAGTGGTGAGGCTTCGGAACGGACGTTTCATAGTGCAGCAGAGCAGGGCGTCCATTACTATGCCGCGGGGCATCACGCCACTGAACGCTATGGCATTCAGGCACTCGGAGAACACTTGGCGCAGCAGTTTGGTTTGGAACACAAATTTGTTGATATTGATAATCCAGTTTAG